The Candidatus Margulisiibacteriota bacterium DNA window AAAACTTCCTATCCTTTGGCAGCGGCCGAACTATCGCTTTCGGATGCCGGCTTCGGAGGGCTTGCGCTAAAGGAGGCGCTCGGTAGTTTTGCCATATCAAAAGACCTGTTAGAGATAAAGAGCCTCGAAATAGGCTCCGGCAAACAGGCGACAATGATAAAAGGCTCTCTTCCTTTTAACAGGAAGAGCGACATAGACCTTAAGGTGAAACTGAGCGGGGAAAGCACCGGACTTATCGCCTCTTTCATCAAAGGCGCTTCCTGGGGCGGAGGCTCGGGGTCCGTTGAAGTTTCGGTTTCGGGAAAGATAAGCTATCCCAGGGTCAACGGCAGGATAGTCCTTGATGATGCGGTCATAAACATGGACGGCATAAGGTCCACGCTGTACGGCCTTGACGCGGAGTTAACGGCCGACAACAATCTTTTTAAGGTAAAAAAATTCCTGGGCATCATCCAGGGGGATATCACCAAGGGAGAGGCTTCCCCCTTTTCCTTTGCCGGATCGGCGGATCTTAGGAACACTTTCAAAGGGGCGCCTCATGCGGATGTTGCGCTTGTAATGGCGGACAGCGATGTCAATTTTACTCTGCCGGGACTGTATTCGGGAGGCATAAAGATCGAGGGCGCAGGCCTTAAGGGAAGGGTCTATTTTGCCCGCGGCGAGGCATATAAGAACAAAGCCCTTCTAAAAGGCAGGGTCCTTTTGCACGACGGGTCCCTGTTCCTTCCCGGCGGCTCATCGCAGGACCAGCCGTCATTTTCGCCGATAGGACTTCAGCTCGTATTGGGTATGGCAAAGAACGTGAGCATACTGCAGGGACAGGACGACAGGCTTATCTCTACGGAGATGACCAAGCTCAATGCCCAGATAGAAGCTGACGGGCTTATTGTAAAAGGCGATATCTTTTCCCCTGTCATAGAAGGGGATGTTCGGATAAAAAGCGGCAGCCTGAACATACTCGGCAGGGACTTTGAGGTCCTTTCCAAACTTGATCAGGAAAAATACTTTGCGTCAAACCCGGGCATGGTGCAGGACAACACCGCCGCCTTTTTAGGCACAGAGAATTACGGCGCCGTCCCCGTGATAAACGCCACCGCGCTAAGCGAGGTCTATGAAGTAAAAGAAGATACGGCCTCATATCTGTCGGGAACAAGCGCCCCTAAAACCTCAAAGCAAAAGGTCTATATAATCACGCGGGTCTCCGGCATGCCCGGGGTGATAGAAAGAGGCAAGGCCCTGTCGATAAACTTCTATCCTTTTATCGAGGATACAACTAAGGCCCCGGCCCAGTTTACTGCAGCTCCTTATGATGAGAACAGGGTAAGGATAATGCTTCTGCCTGATTTTGTTAAGGATACTCTGGGCTTTTCCAAGGGTACAGGCGCCGAATTTGATGCCAACGCGGTGCTCGTCAACTATATAAACACCAGGCTGGACACTATGATCTCTAAAACCGTGAGCAGCAGGATAGAAAGAGCCCTGGGGCTGGAGAGCTTTACCGTTTCATATAACTTTGGCAGGGACCTTGAAAGACTTCTTCCCACAAGGGGAGGAGGAATGGCCTATGCCGAAAAACCGCAGCTGGGTATCGGCTTTGCCAAGAACCTCTTTGACAGATTCTATATCCAGATGCGCTACTCGCAGACCATACAGCAGATCGATGTGCTCAACCCGACCTCTTTGAACTATCAGCTGACCTATAAGCTGAGCCCGTTCTGGGCTCTTGTGTATTACAGAGAGCCGATGACTTTTCAGGAACAGCGCAGCGATTACTACAAGGCAGTTATACAGGCGCTGTACCGGCTGTAGCCGTTGTACGGCCCGGTTTTATGGGGTAAAATGGGTGGGTAAATGATAAAAAAAGCGTTCGCGGTAGCGTTCATCGTTTGTCTGTGCCAGGCAGGCAATGCCGAGCTTGAATTCAAGCTGGATACTTCCATAAAAGAATCCTTGAAAGACATCAAGGTTTTGCCGGCGGTCAGGCAGAAGCCATCGGTCCTTCCCTCAACAATTTCCGGCATCGATATAAAAGGCAACAACAGGATATCTTCGGACAGGATACTGGAGGCCGTAAAAAGCAGGATAGGGGACAGTCTTTCACAGGAAAAAGTCGCTATGGACATAAAAGCCATTTCTTCCCTGGGGCTGTTCGAAGATGTGCGCTCGGATTTTATTAAAGAAAAGGCCGGGACGCGGCTCGTGTTCACGATCAAAGAGAACCCGGTAATAAAGGACATAACCTTTGAAGGGACAACGGTCTATAAAAAGGAACAGCTTACCTCTGTTATGGTCTCAAAACAGGGGCAGATGCTTAACTTTAAGAACGTTCAGGAGGACATAAAGGCTATAGAAGAACTGTACCACAAGGACGGCTACATCCTTCAGAGAGTGGTGGATGTGGTAACCGACCCCAAGACCGGCGTACTCAAGGTGAAGATGGTTGAGGGCGTTGTGGAGGCAATTGCCATTGACGGAAATGATGTGACAAGAGAGTATGTCATAACAAGAGAGCTGCGCACAAAGCCCGGAACAGTTCTGAACGAAAAAGTCCTTTCGAAGGACCTTAGAAGGGTCTTTAATCTTGGCTTCTTTTCCAATGTGACCCCCAATTTTGACGCCGGCAGCGAGGCTGATAAAGTGATACTGATACTCAATGTCAAGGAATCCAAGACCAACACAATAAACTTTGGCGGAGGCTACGGGGAGAGGGAAGGCTGGTTCGGATTTGTTGACCTTGCCGCAGAGAACCTTTTTGGCACCGGTCAGGGGGCGATGCTGAGGGGACAGGCCGGACAAACGCAGTCCACCTACCAGTTGAGGTACACCTATCCGTGGCTGTTCCCGGAAAAGCTGGGAGAAAGGGTCTCTTTTACTGTTAGAAGATGGCTGACGGAAGGTAAAAATGTCTATCTTCTGGAGACCCCGGAAAGGGAAGGAAGATATAACGGCTGGGACTTTTCTTTGAGCAAACCGCTGAATGACGAATGGAATGCGTCGGTCACGGTAGGCACCGAAAGGGTGACCCCGACGGGAACCGCCACCTTTGAACCCTATGACCAGACCACCGTTGCGCTGTCCGCGGCATTTGACACCAGGGACAACTGGATGAACCCCACTACCGGGAAGTATTATGTCTTTGCCTACAAACAGGGCTGGAAGTACGCATCCGTCCAGACAGATTTCGGAAAAGCCTCCGTGGACTTTAACCAGTTCCTAAAACTTGCGGAAAACCATGTCCTGGCAGGGCATCTGGGCGGCGGATTGGGAGTTGGGGATGTGCCCGTCGGAGAGATCTACTATGTGGGCGGCGCCAACACCGTCAGAGGCTATGAGCCTTCACAGGCAAAGATCGGGAAAAGAAAAGTGCTTTTGAACATAGAATACAGGCTGACCTTCAACGACATGTTCCAGGGTGTCCTGTTCTTTGATTCAGGGGATGCCTGGAACGACGGCGGCTTTGTCCCGTCCAATTTCATCTCCGGCAAGGGGTTCGGCATCAGGCTTAACACCCCGATGGGGCCCATCAGATTGGATTACGGCATAGGGGACCACAGGACCTTTGGCGAGGGAGTCCTGCATTTTTCGATCGGCCATGCGTTTTGACCTCTTTGCAGAACAGCTTCTTGAATGGAACAAGAAATTCAATCTGACCTCTATAATTGAACCCGAGGATATCAGAATAAAGCATTTTGAGGACTCACTGGCACTTTCAAAGGCCTTTGATTTTTCCAGCGGATCGCCTAAGGTCATAGACATAGGTTCCGGGGCGGGATTCCCAGGGCTGCCTCTCAAGATGGCATTTCCCAATATCATACTTACTCTTTTGGAAGCGACAAAGAAGAAGACAGAGTTCTTGAAGCATGCGTCCGCTGTTCTGGGACTGGACAATGTAGAGGTGGTCTGGGGCAGAGCAGAGGACTATGCAAGGCAAAGACGGGAGATTTTTGATGTTGCGGCCTGCAGGGCTCTGGGTCCTTTGAGGACAGCCGTTGAACTCTGCCTGCCGTTCGTGAGGCCCGGCGGAGTATTTCTTGCAATGAAAGGGCCCTGCGCACAGCAGGAGATAAAGGAAGCGCAAAAGGCGATTAAACTGCTTGGCGGCAGCATCAAAGAGGTCATATCGTACCGGATAAAAGACAATGACAGAGCGATAATAGCCATAAAAAAGACGGGCAAAACTCCGGAGAGATATCCCAGGAGAGCGGGCATCCCAAAAAAAGACCCGCTGTAAATAGACTCCTGATTTTGTTATAATTACAAAAATGTCCAAGATATACTGCATCTGCAACCAAAAAGGCGGCGTGGGCAAAACGACCACCGCTGTGAACCTTGCGGCTTTTCTTTCGGTAAGAGGCAAGAAGATCCTTCTTGTCGACCTTGACCCGCAGGCCAATGCCACTTCGGGCCTGGGGCTATCAGGCGAAAAGTTTGAAAGCACAATGTACGATGTCCTCATAGACGGAGCCGAGATGTCAGGCACAATAGTCAAGACCAAGATGGAGAACCTTGACCTTGCTCCTTCAATTGAAGACCTGGCCGGAGCCGACATAGAACTGGTGGGGGAGATGGCAAGGGAGTTCAAGCTCCGGGAAGCGCTCAAAAAGATCAGGGGAATGTACGACTTCATAATAATAGACACGCCGCCTTCCCTGTCGCTGCTTACGGTGAACGCCCTTTCCGCGTCGGACGAGGTCATCATTCCCATACAGACCGAATACTATGCGCTCGAAGGCCTTTCCCAGCTGGTCAAGACGATAGACTTAATAAGGACCAACCTAAACAAAAAGCTAAAGATAGGCGGGATCGTGCTTACGATGTATGACAGCAGACTGGTCTTAAGCCACCAGGTAAAGGATGAAGTTGAGGAACATTTTGGAGAAGTAGTGTTCAAGACCCCGGTGCCGAGAAATGTGCGCCTCAGCGAAGCTCCCTCGCACGGAATGCCCATTCTTTATTATGACCCCACCTCTTCCGGTTCCGTAGCCTACGAAGCCCTTGCTGGAGAGATAATTGAAAAGAACGAGTCCAAAGAAGACCATGCTCAGATGAAACTGGCTCCCGAAGAAGAGGCACCGGCGCAGGAGATCCCCATACAGCAAGGAGAAGAGATATGCCAGCAGCAAAGCGCGGTCTAGGCAAAGGGCTGGGGGCTCTGATACACGCTGTCCCGGAAGAAGAATCGGAAGAAGTCCTTCCTCTTACGGCCGGCAGGACGATAATGAACGTCGATGTCTCAAAAATAGTGCCAAATATCAGGCAGCCGAGAAAGTTCTTTAAGGACAGTGCGATAAGCGAGCTCTCGCTCTCTATCAAGGAGCAGGGGCTGGCCCAGCCCATTCTGGTGCGCCACAAGGGCGGAAGGTACGAGATAGTTGCAGGGGAAAGGCGCTGGCGGGCGGCAAAGCTGGCCGGCCTTTCCACTATTCCCGCCATAGTCAAAGATTATTCGGATG harbors:
- a CDS encoding BamA/TamA family outer membrane protein, translating into MIKKAFAVAFIVCLCQAGNAELEFKLDTSIKESLKDIKVLPAVRQKPSVLPSTISGIDIKGNNRISSDRILEAVKSRIGDSLSQEKVAMDIKAISSLGLFEDVRSDFIKEKAGTRLVFTIKENPVIKDITFEGTTVYKKEQLTSVMVSKQGQMLNFKNVQEDIKAIEELYHKDGYILQRVVDVVTDPKTGVLKVKMVEGVVEAIAIDGNDVTREYVITRELRTKPGTVLNEKVLSKDLRRVFNLGFFSNVTPNFDAGSEADKVILILNVKESKTNTINFGGGYGEREGWFGFVDLAAENLFGTGQGAMLRGQAGQTQSTYQLRYTYPWLFPEKLGERVSFTVRRWLTEGKNVYLLETPEREGRYNGWDFSLSKPLNDEWNASVTVGTERVTPTGTATFEPYDQTTVALSAAFDTRDNWMNPTTGKYYVFAYKQGWKYASVQTDFGKASVDFNQFLKLAENHVLAGHLGGGLGVGDVPVGEIYYVGGANTVRGYEPSQAKIGKRKVLLNIEYRLTFNDMFQGVLFFDSGDAWNDGGFVPSNFISGKGFGIRLNTPMGPIRLDYGIGDHRTFGEGVLHFSIGHAF
- the rsmG gene encoding 16S rRNA (guanine(527)-N(7))-methyltransferase RsmG; this encodes MRFDLFAEQLLEWNKKFNLTSIIEPEDIRIKHFEDSLALSKAFDFSSGSPKVIDIGSGAGFPGLPLKMAFPNIILTLLEATKKKTEFLKHASAVLGLDNVEVVWGRAEDYARQRREIFDVAACRALGPLRTAVELCLPFVRPGGVFLAMKGPCAQQEIKEAQKAIKLLGGSIKEVISYRIKDNDRAIIAIKKTGKTPERYPRRAGIPKKDPL
- a CDS encoding AAA family ATPase produces the protein MSKIYCICNQKGGVGKTTTAVNLAAFLSVRGKKILLVDLDPQANATSGLGLSGEKFESTMYDVLIDGAEMSGTIVKTKMENLDLAPSIEDLAGADIELVGEMAREFKLREALKKIRGMYDFIIIDTPPSLSLLTVNALSASDEVIIPIQTEYYALEGLSQLVKTIDLIRTNLNKKLKIGGIVLTMYDSRLVLSHQVKDEVEEHFGEVVFKTPVPRNVRLSEAPSHGMPILYYDPTSSGSVAYEALAGEIIEKNESKEDHAQMKLAPEEEAPAQEIPIQQGEEICQQQSAV